The nucleotide window AAATGTTTTTGGACTTTGAATAGGAAGGTTATCAAATCTTATAGCAATAGATGATGCAAAAATAGCTCCTAGAAGCCAAGGAAGTGGTAAATGTAAATATATAAATAAAATTGAACCACAAACACCTATAAAAAGTGCAAGCAACATTTTCAAGATGATTTGCATATTTATCATTAAAAGCCTAAGATTTTTTTTGTTTGTAGTATATTATGATTGGTTTAAAGTTTCAACTTTTATGAGGAAAATTGAAATTTTTAAAAGTTAATTGTCCTAGAAAGTATCTAGGACAACTATTTTTACATTCTGATTTCTTCTCTTTTTTGTAAGAAAGCCCATCTTTCATCAATTCTTTTTTGCCACTCATCAATCAAATATTCATATTCAGGTTTGAATAAGTGTTTAAATCTAGGTTGAGCACCTAAATAATCTCTTACAGGAATTATATTTTTTGGTCTATAAGTGATGTTTAATTCTCTTCCATCAATGATTTCATATAATGGGAAAACAAGTGAATCAACAGCTAAATCAGAAACTTCAATAGTTTGATTTGGAGCAAATTTCCATTCAGTTGTACATGCACTCATTGCATTTATAAATACAGGACCGTGAGTATCAAAACCTCTTTGGATTTTTTTAACCATATCTTTCCATTTATTTGGAGCAACTTGAGCAACATAAGGTGCACCATGAGCTGCCATAATTGAAACAATATCTTTTTTCTGTCTTTTTTCACCATAAGAATGGCTTCCTGCTGGTGCTGTTGTTGTACTTGAACCAATTGGTGTTGAAGATGATCTTTGACCTCCTGTATTTGCATAAACTTCATTGTCTAAACAAACATACATAAAGTCGTGTCCTCTTTCAAAACATCCAGAAATCCATTGGAATCCAATATCATAAGTTGAACCATCTCCACCAAATGTTACAAATTTTGGTTGAGGAGTATCAGCACTTATTCTTCCTTTATTTCTTAAAGCTTTGTTCATTGTCTCAACACCTGCCATTGCAGTTGAAGAGTTTTCAAATCCAATATGAATCCAAGAACAATCCCAAGAAGTGTGAGGATAAATAGCTGTACAAACTTCTAAACAACCAGTTGAAGCTGATACAACTAAGTTGTCATTTGTTGCATTTAAAACTTCTCTAACAATAATTGAGTGGGCACAACCTGGACATAAAAGGTGTGAACCCTCAAATCTCTCAGCTGCTGTTGAGAAAGTTTTTAAGTTTTTAATCTCTTTTTGAGTATTTACTAATGTACTCATTTTTGTGCTCCTTGCGCATTATAGAAGCTCAATTCTGGACCTCTTACTCCAACAAATCTTTGGATTTTTCCAGATAATTTACCTTCTTTTGCTTCTTTGTCTAAAGTTCTATAAATATCTTTTAATGCTGCAACAGTCATATCTCTTCCACCTAACCCATAGATTAAGTTAGACATTAATGGTCTGTTTTGAGTATTTATTAATGCTCCAGAAACTTCGTTGAATAATGCTCCAACAGTTCCTCCTGGTGCACTTCTATCCATACAAGCCACTGCTTTTACACCTTGTAAAGCTTCAGCCATTTCTTCAAGAGGGAATGGTCTAAATACTCTTGGTGCTACAATACCTGCATTTATACCTTCTTCTTTTAGTTGTTCAACTGCAAGAATAGCAGTTTCATAAGTTGTACCTAAACAAACTATTGCAATATCAGCATTTTCAATATTATAAGTTTCAACAAGTTTATATTCTCTACCTGTTAATTCTTTGAACTCTTTAAATACATCTAAAATAACTTTTTTAGAACCCATTAAAGCGGCATGTTGTTTTGCTTTGTGTTCAAAATGCCAATCTTGTTCAGTTTGAACACCATGAGTTACAGGTTTATCAAAATTTAATAAAGCATTTACTTGTAAATAATTACCTATAAAATCACATGCAACTTTATCTTCTAAGGGTGTAACATTTTGTGCAGTGTGAGATGTCATAAATCCATCTTGGTTAGAAATTACTGGCAATCTAACATCTGGATGTTCTGATATTTTAAATGACATTAAAGTCATATCATAAGCTTGTTGAGGGTTAAATGCATCAAGTGATATCCAACCTGAATCTCTTGTAAGATATAAATCTGAGTGGTCTCCATTTACATTTAAAGGTGCTGCTAATGCTCTATTTACTAAACATAAAACAACAGGTATTCTCATTCCAGATGCTTGATATAAAACTTCTATCATAAGTGCTAAACCTTGAGATGATGTTGCAGTTGCAACTCTTCCTCCAGCAGCTCCTGCTCCAACACAAGCAGACATGGCAGCATGTTCAGATTCAACCATAATTACTTCACCATCGATGTAACCATTTGCATGAAACATTGCATAGTTTTCAACTGTTGCAGTTGAAGGTGTAATTGGGTAAGCTGCGACAACATCAACATCAGCTTGTCTTAAAGCTTGGGCATTTGCCATATTTCCATCCCAAACTTCAACTTTTTTTAATTCCATTACTCTTTTATTCATTATTCACCCTTTTTTTGTTTCGCTGGCCATTGAGATAAAGCTTCTTCAGCTGTAACATATTCATTAAACATTAATAGTGATTTTGGATTTGTAGGACAAACACTTACACATAATCCACAACCTTTACAGTGTTCATAATCCACACCTTTCATCTCTTTATTTCTTGCAATAATTGATGAATCTGGGCAGAAAATCCAACAGTTTTGACAGTCAATACATGTTTCAGAATTCCAAACAGGTTTAATAACTCTCCAGTCTCCAACAGACATACTTTTTGAACTTGTTTCAGAATAAAGTCTATCTTCTGGTTGAATTTCAGCAATATTATAATCTACACTTCCATCGAATGTATAAAGAGCAGCACCTGGTACTAACTCATCCCATCCCATTTCTCTAATTGGTTTACTCATTTTATATCCTTCTAATGAACTTCGTCATAAGCTCTTTGGATTGCTACCATATTTGCTTCAACTAGATTTGGTGGCAATTTTTTTAGTACACTTTTCATTTTATCTTTAAAGTATTCTAAGTCATACATTCCACTAACTTTCATAAATGCACCAAGCATTGGAGTGTTAGGAATCGCTTTTCCAATTGTATCTCTTGCAATTTGGAAACAGTCAAGTATAAATACTCTATCTTTAATTTCTTGAAGTTCAGGAACTAATGAAATTAACTCATCTTTACTAAGGTGAGTTGTAATAATATATTTAGTTGTATCTTTGCCATTAGCAGTAAAATCGTCAGTTATAGCAAGACCTGGATCTAATATAAATACAAAATCAGGACTCATATATTTTTCGTGGTTTAAAATTGTATTATCATCAATTCTATTGTAAGCAGTCATAGACGCACCTCTTTTTGCAGATCCATAAAATGCAAATGCTTGAACTTGTTTTCCAGATTCAGCAACAATTGAACCAAGACCTTTTGCCCCAGTAACAGCACCTTGACCTGCACGGCTATGCCATCTAATTTCTAACATAGTGGCTCCTTATTTAAAATATTAAATTTGACTTAAAAAATTTAATTAGTCTGTTGTATTATAGAAAATTTTAACTTAAATCAACTTTTATTTTATAAATTTGTAAGAAAAGTGAGATAAAAATTCACACTTTAGAGTAGTAAAAAGAACATAAATCTAAAAAAAACAAAAAAAATATGAATTGTTTATGAGCCTAAAAAGCCCTTAATATAGTGTATTAATCTAATAATTTAATAAAAAATAAAATATCCTATTTATTATAGAATTAAAAACTTGTTTTTATATATTTAAATAAAAGTAATATTTAAATTTAAGCAATATTTAATATTAAATATTGCTAGAGAGAAATTTAATTGCTTCAAAAGAATCTTTTTTTATGTGATTAGTGTATTTTTTAAGTTCATTTTCTTCTCCATATCCACATAAAACACCAATTGAATTTATATTTGCTTCATTTGCAGCAATTAAATCAAGTTTTGTATCACCTATCATCCATACTGAATCTTTTTTTCTATCATAATTCATTTGTGTTAATGTAACTAAGATTGGTTCAGGATGTGGTTTAGGATTTTGTACGTTTTCTCTTCCTGTTACTATTTCAAAAAATTGTGAAATATTAAAATGATCTAATAAAGGAATAGTATACATTCTAGTTTTTGTAGTAACTACACTAACTCTTGCAATTTTAGATGCAAGTTCAACTGCTTCATAAGCATTTTCTAAAAGAGTTGTTTGTTCTTTTGAAATAATTCTATATCTGTTTTTATATGAATCAACAAAATCCCAAACTTTTGACTCATCAACACCTAAATTTTTATACATTATATCAAGAGGATAACCAATCAAATTTTTTATATCTTTATCTGTTCCATTAAAATTAAAATTTAATTCATTAAATGAGTGTTTAAAAGTTGAAACTATAGCATCAGTTGAGTCTATTAATGTTCCATCTAAATCAAAAAGTATTATTTTATTCTTATTAATCAAATTTTATTCCTTTTATATTATTCTTCAATTTCCCAATCTTTTTGATTGTGCATGATACCTATAAACGCAGGTTCAATATTTTTTATATTTTTATTTATTACAGTTATTCCATCTGGAATATATAAAAATAAATATGGTAAATCATCACTGATAAGTTTAAAGATTTTTTTATAAATAATAGAGAGTTCATCTCTGTTTATCGTTCCCATACCTTTTTCAATTAATCTGTCTACTTCTTCATTTTTATAAGAAACTAAATTAAACCCACCTAATTTTGCACTTGAGCTATGCCAAAGAGGATAAGCATCAGGCATAAGAGCAAGTGCCCAACCTAAAAGTATTGCTTCGAAATTTCTTGGATGAACAACTGTATTTAAGAATGCTTGCCATTCCATAACTCGAATTTTCATTATAACACCAGCTTTTTGTAATTGATACTGCATAATTTGAGCTGCATTTATTCTTGTATCATTTCCTGTATTAGTTACTACTTCAAATATTAAGGGATTATTTTCATCATAACCTGCTTCTTTTAATAATTTTTTTGCTTTATTTATATCTTGAGATATTGGTTTTATATCATCATTATATGCAAAAGAACCAGGTAAGAAAGGACCATTACAAACTTTTCCATAACCAAAGAAAAGAATATCTACTAATTCTTGTCTATTTATAGCTAATGATAAAGCTTCTCTTACTTTTTTATTTTTAAATTTCTCATTATTTAGATTAAATCCTAAATAAGCAAATGTAAAACTTTGTTTTTGCAAAATTGTATATGTATTTTTAAAATCAGAATCTATTTGTCTATCTGCTTGAATTGGATCAAGTCCACCAATATCAAGTTTTTTTTGTTTCAAATATAAAAATGAAGTATTTGGGTCTGGTAAAAATTTATATAAAATTTTTTCAATTTTTGGTTTACCTTCGAAATAATTCTCATTTGCAATAAGTTCTATATCTTCTCCCGTTTTAAACTCTTTTAACTTATATGAACCTGTTCCTATAGGATTTTTATTAAATGAACTTGTCATTAAATCTTTTTCATCTTTTAAAAGATGATAAGGTAAAATCCCAACAAACCAAGTTTCAATAGCTTTAAAATAAGGTTCTTTATAAATTATTTCAAGTGTGAAATCATCTAAAGCTTTTACACTTTGAACTTCAGTGAAATTTGATTTTATAGAATTAAAAACTTTGGGATTAATAATTTGTTCATAAGTAAAAATTACATCTTTTGCAGTAAACCTAACATTATCATGCCAAAGAACATTATTTCGAAGTTTTACAATTAGTTTTGTAGGTGTTTCAAAATAGTATGATGATGCTAAATCAACTGTTGGATTCCCATTTTTATCATATTTAAATAATCCATTAAATAGCCAATCAGATATTTCACTACTTGCAGTATCATTGGATAATATTGGATTTAATCTACTTGGACTTGATGTCATTGACAAATTTAATGTACTCGCAGTTAAATAAGTAAAAAATAATAGATTATAAATAAAAATTTTCATGGTGCTATTGTATTGTTTTTTTATAAAAAAAGGCATAAAAAAAGGAGCAACTTTTGTCGCTCCTTCTTGAAAATAGTAAAGAAATATACTCTTTGAAAATACCAATTATCTTTTTGAGAATTGAGAAGATTTTCTTGCTTTTTTCTTTCCGTATTTTTTTCTTTCAACAGATCTAGCATCTCTTGTTAACAATCCATAAGGTTTTAAAACTGTTCTGAATTGCTCATCAAAAGCAACTAATGCTCTTGAAATACCGTGTCTAGCAGCATCAGCTTGAGCTGAATAACCACCACCAAGAGTTTTTACAACGATATTAACAGAAGTTTCTTGTTTAGAAACGTTTAATGGTTGCATAACTCTTTTTTTAATTGATTCATGACCACCTAACCACGCATCTAAAGTTTGACCGTTGATTGTTAATTGTCCATTACCAGACTCTAACCATACTTTTGCTACAGATGTTTTTCTTCTTCCAGTTGCATAAACTTTTGCCATTACAATTATCCTTTAATTTGCGCAGTATGAGGGTGTTCACTTCCTGCATATACTTTTAATTTTTTTAACATAGCTTTACCAAGAGTTGTTTTTGGAAGCATACCTCTAGTAGCTAGTTTATATAATTTTTCTGGATTTTTTTCAAACATTTCAGACATTTTGTGAGTTTTTGTACTACCAAAATAACCTGAGTGAGTAAAGTAATTTTTACTTTCTAATTTTTTACCAGAAAATTTTGCTTTTGATGCATTTATAATTACAACAAAATCTCCGCAGTCTACATTTGGTGTGAAGCAAGGTTTATTTTTACCTCTTAAGATAGTAGCTACTTCTGTAATGATTCTTCCGAATACTTTATCAGTTGCATCAACTACTATCCAATCTCTTTCGATTTCGTTAGCATGTGCCATTTGAGTAAATTTCATTTATTTTCTCCGCTTTTTTAATGAGGTGCAATAATAGTGTACTAATACTTAAAATATACTTAAATTAAGTATATTTTAATAATTTATATAAAATTGAGAACCTTTTTTTATTTCAGACTTGATTTCAAGCCTAAAATTATGTAAATTTAAAATAGATTGAACAATAAAAAGACCTAAACCTAAAGAGTTATTCCAGCCATTATTTGAAATTCGGTAGAATTTTTGATTGATATTTTCCAACTCTTTTTCTTCTATACCTATTCCTTTATCCACAATACAAATTGAAGTTTCAGAAATATTTACAATAACTTCATTTTCAGAATATTTCAAAGCATTCTCTATTAGATTAGAAATAGCCATAGAAATAAGTGTTTCATCAACTTTTAAACTTATATCGTCTCCTATAATTAAGATTTCTCTATTTTTATATTTATCTTTTAAATCACTAATACAATTTTCAATCAATTTTTTCATAGAGCAAGGAATTAAAAGTAGTTCTTGTTTTCCTTCTTCAAGTTTTAATGTTAGTCTTAATTTATCAATAATTTGAGACATTTTATTTGCATTTGTATGAATTTTTGTTAAAAATTTATTTTTCATAATTTGAGGTATTTGTTCATCATTTAATATGGTTTCACTATAACCTGAGATTATTGCGATTGGATTTTTAAATTCATGGGAAATTGCAGATATTATTTCATCTTTTTGTCTATTTGAAAGTTTTAGTTTTGCTGTTTGTTTTGCTTTTTGTTTCTCTTTTTTTGATAATTTCATTGCAACTTTATTTAAAAGTTTTGTAATTTTATAAAATTCATAAGTATATGTTGATTTTAGTGGAAAAGAAGTTTTTTTATTTGTTAATTGAGTTAAAAAATATAAAACATTATCAGTCTCTTTTTTTATTCGTAAACTAATAAAGTAAGTAGCTAAAAAAGCAATGATTAGAAAAAATGTTATATACATAAAAATTTCAAGAGTTAATTTCATAAAATTATCAGTGATTTTATTTGTATAATCTGCCATTCTTATATAATATATAGAAGTGTCTATATTGATTTTTTTTGCAATATACAATAACTGTTTTTGTACAGTTTCAGAATTTCTTGTATCTTTTCCAATTCCTACATTTTTTGCTTGAATTATTTCAACTCTATTTGCATGATTATTTATATGAGCTAAATCTTTATCACTTTCTGCTATAACATTACCACTTTCATCAATTATTGTAATTCTTAAATTTAATTTTGTATGTAAATCTCTTACGATACTTCTAATATTATTCATATTATTTGAATTTTTTAGAACAATAGATAATGTATCAATATTTTGTATAAGATTTTTTTCTATCTGATTTAAATATAAGTTTTTTGCCCAAAAGTAAGTAACTAAAGTGAGAGTAATTAAAATAGCAGCAAAAATTGTTATATAAGTTCTTAAAAAAAGTTGATGTATTTTTAACAAAAAATATAACCTTCACCCCTAATTGATCTGATATAATCTTTTGTTCCTTTAGGGTCAATTTTAGCTTTTAATCTTTTTATTGCAACATTTACTGTTTTTTCCTTTTTATCAAAAGAGTCTTCCCAAACTTTATTTAATAAATGTTCTCTTGTCATTAAAATATCTTTGTTTTTAATAAATTCTAATAATAAATCATGCTCAAGATGTGTTAATTCAACTTCTTTATCATTTATAAAAAATTTTTTATTTGAAGATTTGTAAACAATATCTTTTACTTTTAAAATATCTACTTCTTTTGAACTTCTTTTGATAACAGCTTTTATTCTTGCGCAAAGTTCTTTAATATTAAAAGGTTTTGTTATGTAATCATCTGCATGAGAATCAAAACCTTCAATAATATCTTCATCATTATCTTTTGCACTTACATAAATAACAGGATTAGAATAACCTTGTTGTTTTATTTCATTGATAAAGCTTGTTCCTTCAATTCCTGGAAGATTTCTATCCATTAAAATCAAATCAATTTGTTCCTCATCTAAAATCTTTCTAACATTTTTATCAATTGTTAAAAAACCAATAGTTTCATAACCTTCTTTTTGTAAGGTATATTCAAGAAGTTCTAAAATATCTTCTTCATCTTCAACAATTAAAATAAGTTTATTATTCATCAGGATTTAACTCTTTTTTAGGGAGAACTTTTTTATTTGGTCTTTCATCATCATATTCAATAACGGTATCTCTTGAAATTTTTATAACACCTGGTGAAAATTTAATAGCAAGTATTCTAAACATAAAAAAAACAAAGATTACAAATAATAGAAAACTAATATCAAAGTAATCTCTACCTTTATTTGTTGTTAATATAATAACATCTCGGATTAAAAATATGATGAAAATATCAATAATATATCGAAGTCGTAAAGTCTCTTTTTTGATAAAATCAGAGACCATTTTTACAACTTCCATGATTACAATAAATTCTAACATTAAAATAATTGCTTTGTAAAACTCTTTACCTGAAGCAATTATTCCAATAAATATAATAGAAGCTGCAAGAACTTCAAAATTTGTACTAAAGTATGCTTTAATTTTATTAATAGCTTTTTTCATAAGAGAAAGTATACCATAAAGATTATGATTGTACTATATCTCCTCCTATCTGTGCAAATTGTAATAGATTTGCTATAGAAACAGCTCTATCTGCAATTTTCTCTAATCTTCTTAATGCACTTAAAGTATCAAAATACTCTTTAGATAAATCAAGTTTTTTTGTGATTAGTTTTAAAATATTTTTTTCAATCATTAAATATAAATCATCCGTTTTACTCTCTTCAACAATAACTCTATGATATTTTTCTTCAATATGAGCAGCATTTGTTTCATCAATAATTGAAATTGATGTTTTAAGTGATAAAAGAGCTGATTTTAATAATGGAACGGCATATTCTAAAATCATACTTGTATTTAAATCTTCAGAATATGATTTTTTGAACATTTTTGCAAAATCTTTTGCATTTGCTCCTGTTCTTACTAATTCATTTGTAATTTTTAGAAATGAAACTAATTGTCTTAAATCTTTTGCTTCAGGTGAATACAAAGCTAGAGTTGTAACAATGATATTATCAATTTCATTTGATTTAATTAGAAGTTTTTTTTCTGTAACACTTACATTTGCTAAATCTTCTATTTTTCTCTCTTCTAATGCATTCAAACATATTTCTAATGCTTCAACAACATCAACACCAATTTTTAAAATTTCGTCTTTAATATTTTGTAATTTTGATTCATAAGGCTTTAACATTATCCAAATCTCCCTGTAATATAATCTTCTGTTTTTTTATTATGTGGATTAACAAAAATAGTTTCTGTTTCATCATATTCAATCAATTTTCCTAAATGGAAAAATGCTGTATAATCTGCAACTCTTGCTGCTTGTTGCATATTGTGAGTAACAGTGATAATTGTGTAATCTTGTTTTAATTCAAGCATTAAAGCTTCAATTTTTTCTGTACTTATTGGATCAAGTGCAGATGTTGGTTCATCCATTAAAATAACTTCTGGTCTAACGGCAATTGTTCTAGCAATACAAAGTCTTTGTTGTTGACCTCCACTAAGTGAAGTTCCAGGTTGAGTTAATTTATCTTTTACTTCATTCCATAAACCAGATTTTATTAAAGAAGTTTCAACTAACTCATCACACTCTTTACCTTTTTTAATAATCCCATGTTTTAGTGGAGCGTAAGCTACATTGTCATAAATTGATTTTGGAAAAGGATTTGGTTGTTGAAATACCATTCCAATTTTTTTTCTAACACTTACTTCATCAACATCTTTATCATAAATATTTTTGTTATCAATTATAATTGAACCATCAATTCTTACTATTGGAATCAAATCATTCATTCTGTTTATACATCTTAAAAATGTTGATTTTCCACAACCAGAAGGTCCAATTAGTGCTGTTATTTTATTTTCATATAAATCTGCTGTAATATCAAATAATGCTTGATTTGAACCATAAAATAAGTTCAAGTTCCTAACATCAATTTTACTTTTATTATCATTTGTAATCATTTTTTATTTTCCTTCTTACCATTTAACTTCTAATTTTTTTCTCAAATAAATTGCAATAGCATTTAATGAAATTAAGATTGTTAATAACACCATAATTCCAGCAGCAGTTTTTTCAACATACATACCTTCTGGCATTCCAGCCCAAGTAAACAATTGTGCTGGCATAACAGTTGATGCTTGTGTAACCATTGAAGGAGCATCAGGAATAAATGCAATCATTCCTATAATAATCAATGGTGCAGTCTCTCCCATAGCTTGTGCTAACCCAATAATAGAACCAGTTAAAACTCCTGGAAATGCTAAAGGTAAAACATGGTCTTTTGTAACTTGAATTTTATTTAATCCTAATCCATAACCCGCTTGTCTTATACTATCAGGAACAGCTCTTAGTGCTGCACGTGAACTTACAATAATAATTGGCAATGTCATAAGCGCAAGAGTTAAACCTCCAACAAGTGGCGAACTTCTAGGCATTCCAAAAAGATTGATAAATATTGCAAGACCTAAAAGACCAAATAGTATTGAAGGAATAGCTGCAAGGTTATTGATGTTTATTTCAATAAATCTTGTAAATTTATTATCTCCTGCAAACTCTTCTAGATAAATTGCAGTCATAACTCCAATTGGGAATGCAACAAGCATTGTAATAATTAATGTTAAAACAGAACCAATAATTGCTGAATAAAGTCCTGCATATTCTGGAATTTTTGAATCACCATTAGTAAAGAAAATAGTATTAAATTTTTTTTCTATTAATCCTTGTGCATATAATTCATCAACAATTGCAATCTCTTTGTCTTTTAATTTGTGGTTATGTCCTTTTAAATATTGATCAACTTGATCATCTGCTAAAACCCAAAGATGTTGAGTTGAATCCATGTATTCAGGATGTTGTTTTATCAAAACAGGAATATCTCTAAGCCAAGCTCTTGAAACAATATCTCTGAATTTTTTTTCAACGGCAAATCTTGAATCATCTATTGATTTAGCATTAAAAGTAACATCAACTTTTACATAGGCAATTTTAAATGCAGGTACACCTTTTCCTACAATATCAAAAAGGAAAAATACTAAAAAAGCAACAGAAAAAATTAGTGAAGTTAATGTAAACTTTTTAAATCTTGCTGCACTTGCATGTCTACTTTTTAAAGTAGGGTCATAAAATGGATTAGTTTGTTTGTTTTTCTTTTTTCTTTTTATCATAATGTATTCACTTTATATTTTTCTTTGAATTTTCTAATTAGGGACAACGAAATCATATTTAGAATTAGAGTTACTATGAATAGTATTAATCCTAAGGCAAATGCTGATAGAGTTTCAGGTGAATTAAACTCAAAATCTCCAACCAGTGAATTTACAATAGTTACGGTAACTGTTGTCATATCTTCAAGAGGATTCCAAGAAAGATTTGGTCTAAGTCCTGCTGCCATAACAACAATCATTGTTTCACCTAAAGCTTTTGATAAAGCTAAAAGAGATGCAGAAATAATTCCTGGCATTGC belongs to Arcobacter defluvii and includes:
- a CDS encoding phosphate signaling complex PhoU family protein codes for the protein MLKPYESKLQNIKDEILKIGVDVVEALEICLNALEERKIEDLANVSVTEKKLLIKSNEIDNIIVTTLALYSPEAKDLRQLVSFLKITNELVRTGANAKDFAKMFKKSYSEDLNTSMILEYAVPLLKSALLSLKTSISIIDETNAAHIEEKYHRVIVEESKTDDLYLMIEKNILKLITKKLDLSKEYFDTLSALRRLEKIADRAVSIANLLQFAQIGGDIVQS
- the pstB gene encoding phosphate ABC transporter ATP-binding protein PstB gives rise to the protein MITNDNKSKIDVRNLNLFYGSNQALFDITADLYENKITALIGPSGCGKSTFLRCINRMNDLIPIVRIDGSIIIDNKNIYDKDVDEVSVRKKIGMVFQQPNPFPKSIYDNVAYAPLKHGIIKKGKECDELVETSLIKSGLWNEVKDKLTQPGTSLSGGQQQRLCIARTIAVRPEVILMDEPTSALDPISTEKIEALMLELKQDYTIITVTHNMQQAARVADYTAFFHLGKLIEYDETETIFVNPHNKKTEDYITGRFG
- the pstA gene encoding phosphate ABC transporter permease PstA, with the protein product MKRKKKNKQTNPFYDPTLKSRHASAARFKKFTLTSLIFSVAFLVFFLFDIVGKGVPAFKIAYVKVDVTFNAKSIDDSRFAVEKKFRDIVSRAWLRDIPVLIKQHPEYMDSTQHLWVLADDQVDQYLKGHNHKLKDKEIAIVDELYAQGLIEKKFNTIFFTNGDSKIPEYAGLYSAIIGSVLTLIITMLVAFPIGVMTAIYLEEFAGDNKFTRFIEININNLAAIPSILFGLLGLAIFINLFGMPRSSPLVGGLTLALMTLPIIIVSSRAALRAVPDSIRQAGYGLGLNKIQVTKDHVLPLAFPGVLTGSIIGLAQAMGETAPLIIIGMIAFIPDAPSMVTQASTVMPAQLFTWAGMPEGMYVEKTAAGIMVLLTILISLNAIAIYLRKKLEVKW